Below is a genomic region from Phacochoerus africanus isolate WHEZ1 chromosome X, ROS_Pafr_v1, whole genome shotgun sequence.
ttgattttcccttgttgcttttaatatttttttctttgtctttaatttttgtcattttgatttataGGGGTCTTGgcgtgttcctccttgggtttattctatattgtattctctgcacttcctggacttgagtgtgTAATTCCTCTCCCATATTTGGGAAGCTATAATgtcttcaaatgttttctcaggccccttctctctctcttctccttcctaggagaattgtcattttctttttgcagtACAGTGTTATTGTGAATCTTCATGTTACTTCCTCTGCCAGAGCATGTGAAGTGGGACCAGttagaatccttttttttaattttttttaaaaaaatttttaagatttttattttttctgttagagtagatttacaatgttctgtcaatttctggtgtacagcagagtgacccagttatacatatacattctttttctcacattatcctccatcatgttccatcacaagtgactagatatatttccctgtgctatacagaaggatctcattgcttatccactccaaatgcaattttgcatctactaacccaaactcccagttcatccccctcccttcctctccctccccctccctcttgacaaccacgagtctgtactccatgtccatgagttcgtTTCTCttctagataggttcatttgtgccatgtattagattccagatgtaagtgagacggtatttgtcttcctctttctgacttcgcttagtatgagagtctctagttccatccaggttcctgcaaaatggcattattttgttcttttttatggccgagtagtattctattacgtatatatatatatctcatcttcttaattcattcaactatctatggacatttaggttatttacatgtcttggctattgtgaacataggggttcatgtatctttttcagtgaaagttttgtatggatatatgcccaggagtgaaattgctgggtcatatggtagttctatatttagttttatgaggtacctccatactgttttccatagtagttataccaatgtaaattcccaccaacagtgaaggagggtacccttttctccacaccctccccagcatttgttatttgttgacttgttaatgatggccattctgactggtgtgaagtagcacctcattgtagttttgatttgcatttctctaatagttagtgatgttgagcattttttcatatgcctgttggccatctgtatgtctttttggagaaatatctattcgggtcttctgcccattttttcatttgggttgttgttttttttgctgttgcattaTATAAGTTacttagagattaagcccttgtcagtggcatcatttgaaattacaagctttgcagttcctgtcgtggtgcagtggttaatgaatctgactaggaaccatgaggttgtgggtttggtccctggccttgcttaatgggttaaggatctggcattgctgtgagttgtggtgtaggttgcaacacagctccgatcccatgttactgtggctctggcgtaggttggcagctacagctccgattagacccctagcctgggaacctccatattgccgagggagtggccctagaaaaggcaaaaagacaaaaaaaattaacaaaagaaatcacaagcttttgcacagcaaaggaaaccataaaaaaaaaaaagacaacctacagaatggtagaaaataatttcaatagaGGCCTTTTCTTTCTATGTAGGTGGCACTATTGCACAAGTTTTTGGTTTCTCTTACCTGAGCTGCCTCTGGTTATATTTGAGAGTTGGCTCTTCTTACCCTTCACTGCCTCTGCCAGAGGCATGCGCCCTCATTATCACTTCTTGTGCTTTCAGGGTCTTAGAAGTTAATTAAGTATAAAGGCGGGAGGTGGATAGCATGTAAGACAGAGTGGATAGCATGTGTAAAGGCCCCTTGATGGATAGACCATGGGCTGCTAGAACTGAGGGACGTCAAAGTATGTTTAGAACACAAAGAAGGAGGGCAAAAGGTGGTGCAAGGTGGCTCAAGAAGTAAGAATTTGAGGCTAGTCCAATCTGCTATCATTTACCCTTTCATTTGAAGCCTTAGAATTATCTTTCACATTGATTGAGCCAACTAAAGAGATCCTAAGTAGGTGTGATTACATGATGACTTGCTTactactgagattttttttttcttgctagacAGGACACCTTCATGGAAAATTATTTCACAAGCCAGCGAGACAACATCTTCCGAAATGTGGAGGTTCTAATTTATGTCTTTGATGTGGAAAGCCGTGAACTGGAAAAGGACATGCACTATTACCAATCATGCCTAGAGGCCATTCTGCAGAACTCTCCAGATGCCAAAATCTTTTGCCTGGTACACAAAATGGATCTGGTACAGGAGGATCAACGAGACCTGGTAAGAAATGGAAAGGGTGATGCGCCAAATGGCTGATATGCTTTGTAAACTTCTTTTGTAGAGGTATAGGTAAATTTGTATCATTCTCTTTTCAGGAAAAAACTCTCAGcttaaactttcaaaataaagagCTGTCATTTGTTTTTGAAACCATTTACAAATAAATGTTCCCTGGTAAGGGAAAGATAATATTTACTTagcaaataattttcaaaataagcaaGGATCCTGACCATGTGCTATCACTAAgcagctttatatatttttaaaatatatttgctgcCCATGTTTTAGCATCTTTCAGAACAGGCAGTTATTGTCAAGGCTAGAAGACCCTCCAGGGGTGAGATGAAGAAAGGTCATCACTGTCACTAGATTGACTTAGAAAACTATTACACACCAATTCCAGTGCCAACTACACTGTGTTAGGCACAATGCCAAGGCCCTCATAATTGCACTGATATgatatatttatcttcttttctagAATGGGAGTTAGTATGCATAAATTTAAACCAGAAAAGACACAGTAGAAAGGGCAAAATCCTAGAAAGGGCAAACTCCTATGAGATCCCATGACTGATGAGTCACAAATATAGTCTAGCATTAGTTTGCTCAATATAAAATAAGAGGATTGGATTTTCAAGTCTAAGTTGAAAGAGAAGATTCTCTATTTCCAAGGGCAAAAATGAGCAAAACAGTTTTAGAATATGCCAATGATGTAGAATAATACAGTTCCTCTTTGTTTGGAGCCTCAGAATCTAATATCCCCTttacttaagaatttttttggtaatagctATCTATGGTCAGGAATACTTTTTTGCATAATTAGTTACAGGATTGCCTTCAGTGTTCTAGTGTTTGGGTATGTTTTGGTGTTTCTAGGTTAGCTTACATGTTTTCAAAAACCAGTTGAGAGGGTTCTGTATTTGACTCTGAAAAGGACTTTTGAGAGTCTATTCTTTTTAGTTCCTCTCCCTGTCACTAAGTATTAATTCTGTTTTAATTGAGCAGAAAATTCTGTATGTAGCTTGGTTCTTGGGATTTTGAGGGCTctgttattattatgattttctgTATGTTTCCTTGGCCCAATTGgcaacaacaacataaaaatctAGAGCGTTCCAACAAATGACCTCCTTAAGAATTTTCTAATTACTTCCAATTTTTAGTGATCAACTTATTGTTTTCTATATTCTTATATAAATACCCTCAAAGATATGTTGATGTTCTTTGTgggattttaaaattacttaagaaaAGTATACTCTATTTCATTAAAGATTCAGATTTGGAAGTTTTGGAATAAAATGGCTAGGGTGCTTCCCTAAATACCAATTTCAAGCAAGATGGGtatttccctctgtgtgtgtattaGGATTCTTCAGAGACACAGAACCAATaaatgtgtgtgcgtgcatgtgtgtgtgtgtgtttaaagagagagagacacagaaaatgaaagactgattaattttaaggaattgactcatgattgtggaggctggcaagtctgaAATACGCAGGTCTGCAGAGCAGGCTGATACTCTGGAGACCCACGTTAAGAGTAGATATTGCAGCTTGATCAAGTTAGAAGGCAGTCTGACAAGTGAAGTTCTCTCTTCCTGGGGAACAACAGTCTTTTTCTcaagaccttcaactgattgcATAAAGCCTCATACTATGGAAGAGGATCTGCTTTCCTCacagtctactgatttaaatattaattgcGTCTAAAAAATACCATCATAGCAACAGCTACAGTTGGTGTTTAACCAAATGTTTGGGTACTATGGCCTAgccaagttgatacataaaattaaccatctcaGTGTGAACACGCACTACAAGCCCAGTCCTGGaaaatatctgtgtatatatctatatttgtataaataagtatttttccatgtatatttgggcatatatacatagatacatagccAAGGAGAATAGATATTTGTGTGCCAGAGGTTATTATATCTATATAGCCAAATAAATACAGTATATACAGAAATAGTATTATGagcatatgcatatgtgtatgagAGAGAATGATATCTACAAAagttgaaatattttgaattttaaaatcttcttgGTATGTCTGTCTTAAAATGACCCAGATTGGGTGATTTGGAATATTAGATATATTTGATTATGATTCCTCTGTatagtacattttattttctaacatagTGCTTTCAGTGAGTACTCAGAACAAGCAGCACAATCCTGAAGAATTCTAGAAGCTGTTGCACTTTCAGACCTGACCTGAAATCATTTCTGCCACCCTAGTCTATGAAGTAATACACACAGTTAAAAGTTCTTCTGAGGAAAGATGAAATGCCCTATCTAAAATATGCTGAAATGTTAGACCTGAGATTTTACTATGAAAGAGAAAAGCTATTATATGCTGATCAGtatgttggtctttttcttcagatttttaaagaacGGGAAGAAGATCTGAGGCGTTTGTCTCGCCCATTGGAATGCTCTTGCTTCCGAACATCTATCTGGGATGAAACTCTCTACAAGGTGTGTATATTTCTCTGAGTTCTCTCATTTCAAGAGCATGAAAAAAGCCAGAAGGGTattaatcaaaacaaaaagattttaaactCCTTCATAGCCATCTAGATGTATTGAACTAAAAGAAATAATCTATAATAAATTGtttgaaaaatatccaaaaatatctCTTAAGGTTAATTAAGAGATTTTGGATTTGATCTTAGATTGGGTCGGCATACCTACCAAATCACAATGAATTAGCCCAGTTTGGTCATGATTAATTTGATACAAATCTTCATAACAGTAGAGATTTCACTGGCCATCATCCATTTTGACCTATTCTGGTCTCGATGCTGATTGGAACTGTGTCTAATATTCAGGTACCTCTACAGGATGTAAGCTAGTCTACCTTAGTTTGGATGGCAATAGAAAATCAATACTTAGGGGAGATATTGGAGAAGGGAGTCTTAGAATGAGACATGTTATTCCTAGATTATGATAGCTTCAACTTTCATGCCAAATTGGAGACTTAGCATTCTTTCAACCAGAGATTGTTCGCATTGCTGAAATAGGTACCACACTGCTTGCAGTAGTCATAAAGGTTACAGCAATAGCTGTGTTAGAGATGAAGCTAAAATTACCTTATTGGCACATAGGCTTcttttcctgcttcctccctctctcccactgaTCTAGTTATTTGAAAGACTGGCTCCTTTTTGCTCCTCCTGTGGTCAGCCTTTTCCTTCAGACTGCTTCTGGTATCCATTGACAGGTCTGGGTAGGAAAGCATCCTTTTCTGTCACTGGTAGCTACAGCCTCAGTATCATTGCATCTGACAACTATCTACAACTAGAAGCAAAGAAACCTGATTTTCCAAGGAGAAAAACAATTGGACTTTAAAATAGCTACTGATTAATTTCTTtaactaattcatttttttcccaatattatGTTTACCCAGCCTCACTCTGATAACAGATCATTTTAAGATACCTGTCTAGGAAGTACTGTTCTAGATTAATTTGGGCCGAATTTCTCTCAAAGCCTTATTCCCATAGAACAGGTAACCGTGAATAAGGATGGACATGACGCACTGATAAGAACCAACTGCGGTGTGAAGGATGGCAATACATAACACGACCAAAGACAATTGGCTAATCACAACACTGCTGTGAGTGACAATGTCTCTGCTGTGGTTAGCTTTGGTGCCTTCTCCAAGGTAAATTCAGCAGTGACATTAACACCAACCTGGGAACTTGGAACCTGAACCCCCATGCCTAAGTAATAAAACTAATTGGAACAGAGACATGGCACTACTATCTCTTACATCAATGTTGCATACATAAATAGAGCTgacataaatttttatattaagtttTATTCTGCAAGCACTCATTGCATATCTGCTTGATGCTGTTGGACACACAAATGACTAAGACCAGGTTCCTGCCTTCTAATAGGGGAGAGAAGAACATTATACACCTTATCAGACAAATTGGAGTGAAATTGAATGAAGTATAATAGTGGAACATCAAATAAAAGAGCCTTAATAGAATAGAGGGAGAGTGTAGTTAATTTCAACTCCTTATATTAGTCATACTCCTCTGGAAGAAGTCAGTTTTAGGCAAACACGCAGTGGGCCGTTTTTAATTCAGTTGGATCAATAATTTATACAGCTGACAGTAAGCTTTTTGGTATGATAATGCCACTGATTTCTCTTGTAAATTCTCTTGTATGTTATCCCATTGAGAGGAAGGGCCATTATTCTGTATGGCTCTGATATTTCCAAAAAATTGATTCTTGGATGTTTGTTTAATCTTTATCATTCTTTGATCTTTAGGGAAGTCTACATTATTGGATTTAGATATCTGTTGAATGGCTGGATTAGAAGCTCTTTAGCCTAATAGATCAGAGTTTTCAACTTACCCTAAGGCAATATGATGgaattaaattctttattttaaattatcagtggtaagaagcatttttttcaaaagggtttgaaactttaaaaaaaatccaactgaagGGTAAAAAATATTAGCTTTGTTTTCTAACTTTGTGTCATATTTGTTGTCAGTATTTGTTTAGACTCAATTATCACcatattttgctgtttttgtgtTACAGTATATATACTCATTTGCAGAGATCTGGGACTGGCTACCTGTTAGTAATATTACactgtgtttctgttctgttagGCTTGGTCAAGCATTGTTTATCAACTGATTCCCAATGTCCAACAGCTAGAAATGAACCTAAGGAATTTTGCTGAAATTATTGAGGCTGATGAAGTGCTTCTATTTGAGAGAGCCACTTTTCTGGTAAGAACTTTCTGCACTGCAGATGTACTTCACACTTAACCTTCTTCTGTTCAGCAACAGAGAACATGTTGCCACTTTCAGGAagaaccttttttctcttttgtcatttcGGCATGCATAGCCTTATTTATGAAGTAGTACTGTCAGTAAGTAATCTGAAAGAAGTCCTTTGGTGTGTGGGTCTTCAGTAATTAGTAAAACTTAGATGTTTGCAGGTATGCCTTACCATAGAGTTATTTCTGTTAATAATTGTTCACTTGTGTTAAAGAATTCCTATTTCCTGTTTACTTTTATTATGAAATGATGGGCATTTTCCTTTTGAGAAAACTTGCATCCCACCTCTTTCTCCAGAAGAATGAGTTGAAAACTTCTAATATGGAAGAGATATAATGGTCAACTCAGTGACATAGCTAAGAGTTCAGATGGGGAGATGAAAGGCCAAAGAGGCTatgtcagtatttttatttttcttataaattcaaCTTAATGATATTAGTGCCTACTGTGTGTATGTTCCTGAGGGAGAATGCAAAACCCAATATTATATttagaagtaaaatttttaaataacaataatagaaACTAACTTGAGATGTCACAAAGCATTGCATAAGTAATTGTGATCAGCTTAATAAATGTAACTCTTTAAGAGCAGCTCACAGTAAATAAATTGTTTCTTAGCTCTACCAATGCTTGATGATTTTAGACATATTTCTTAATCTCTGAGTTTGGTTATCCTTTTATAAAATGGATACAATAATATCTATATCATAGGTTTATATTCTGTGGATTAAAATGGGACAAAGCAACATTAAGCCCTAGCACAAAGCTTAATAAGTATAGTTGGCAAAACTATTTAAAcattggtttcttttgctgttaaCAGCCAACGGAGGGCAGAGACTGCAGAGtgcaatttttcttccttcctttgtggaAACATTATTTGTAATGGTAGTGCATTCGGGAGTCATCTTTTCTGCTAACTGGTCGTCCTTTCTGCTTATGGTTAGGCAAGGAATCCTAACTAGAGTGTCTTTCTGCCTCAGCTCTTAGGTAGGGGCCACTTGCTTGGAATTACTGAAAGGAGCCCTGTCTTTCCTGCTAATGTGAATAGAAACAAGAAAGTGAACTCTTCTGTCTGTATTGATACACATGGCATTGTGCAGTCTTGCTTCAGCAATATTCTGCCACATCTATCACACATGATCATAGAGATTAACCTAATATATACTCTGTTCTTCACTGAAAGTAACAGGTGGCTTTGGTATCTCTTGAAGATTAAGTTTAGGTGTGATTGTCCTTTTTTGCTGAGGTGCTTGAAGTCAAGCAGTGGAGGACTATTCTACCACTGGTCTAGGGAttctgttttgaaattttcaCGTAGTTTCAGGGAATTGCCCTGTGAATTTTCTTCTGGCAAATGACTCAGTTTTGCTTCCTACTAGAAACTTTATATCAGCCTATAGGAAATACTTgtgtgattttattaaaatctgaAAGTGTTAGAGAAAGTATTTTCAGCTGGCATGGATGTCCATCATGAATAGGTTCATTTATAAATAGTAAATTCTCAAAGGTTAGACTCATTTagttgagatttttaaatataatactaAAAGCCACTTGGTTGTagcctttattaaaattaaatacattaagtATATCTCCAGAACagctaagaatttttatttttcctttttcttttgtactttttattaaTCAGAGATCATCCTGTGAAATACTAAAATAAGATGAGTATTTAATGATTAGTCAGTGAGAAACAACATCAGTGAGCCAAGATAGACAAAACTTAAATGATCTAGTAAAATTATAACCAAACAGTTCTGGATGGATCATCCTTAGGGATGTTAAAATTATGCAAGATGTTCACAGGATATGGGACAGAGGAAAAGAGACATTAAAGCCAGGTGCCAGGTCTACCCTGAAAATCAGTGTGACCAAGAGACTGATAGATATATGCCTTGAGAAGTAGTAGAGGGTAGTATGGATTTAAAGGGCTTTGCTCCTTTTCATAGGTGATTTCTCACTATCAGTGTAAAGAACAGCGTGATGCCCACAGGTTTGAGAAAATCAGCAACATTATTAAGCAATTTAAGCTGAGCTGCAGGTAAGAGATCTTGTGTGATGTAtttatttctgggaaaaaaattgtcatttttgaGATGTTCAGATAACTATAGTAGACTATATATATTCAGCATAGttccttaaattaaaaataaagttaggaattccctggtggcttagagggttaaggatccagtgttgtcactgctgtggtgcaggtttgattcctggcccaggaacttccacatgccatggacacagccaaaaataaataaataaataaagctaaacTCTAAGGGGGCCTGCAATTGACAGAAGTGAAAGATGTTTGCCTTTAATGCAAACGGAAGTGATGCAGGAGAAGCATGTGAAAAATATCTAAGCAGAGTACCTTTTCAAGATGTTTAATACTATTTGGGAAGAAGTAGACAGAAAATGTCCAAGAGAATTTTgaataagaagaaagaagaagaatttatCAAATACcaagatttattataaaactacagtaattgAAATAGTGAAgtattgaagttccctggtggctcagtttgttaaggatctggtattg
It encodes:
- the RRAGB gene encoding ras-related GTP-binding protein B isoform X4, which gives rise to MKKKVLLMGKSGSGKTSMRSIIFANYIARDTRRLGATIDVEHSHVRFLGNLVLNLWDCGGQDTFMENYFTSQRDNIFRNVEVLIYVFDVESRELEKDMHYYQSCLEAILQNSPDAKIFCLVHKMDLVQEDQRDLIFKEREEDLRRLSRPLECSCFRTSIWDETLYKAWSSIVYQLIPNVQQLEMNLRNFAEIIEADEVLLFERATFLVISHYQCKEQRDAHRFEKISNIIKQFKLSCSKLAASFQSMEVRNSNFAAFIDIFTSNTYVMVVMSDPSIPSAATLINIRNARKHFEKLERVDGPKQCLLMR
- the RRAGB gene encoding ras-related GTP-binding protein B isoform X3 gives rise to the protein MKKKVLLMGKSGSGKTSMRSIIFANYIARDTRRLGATILDRLHSLQINSSLSTYSLVDSVGNTKTFDVEHSHVRFLGNLVLNLWDCGGQDTFMENYFTSQRDNIFRNVEVLIYVFDVESRELEKDMHYYQSCLEAILQNSPDAKIFCLVHKMDLVQEDQRDLIFKEREEDLRRLSRPLECSCFRTSIWDETLYKAWSSIVYQLIPNVQQLEMNLRNFAEIIEADEVLLFERATFLVISHYQCKEQRDAHRFEKISNIIKQFKLSCSKLAASFQSMEVRNSNFAAFIDIFTSNTYVMVVMSDPSIPSAATLINIRNARKHFEKLERVDGPKQCLLMR
- the RRAGB gene encoding ras-related GTP-binding protein B isoform X2 produces the protein MEESDSEKKMEKENVGPRMDPPIGEPEGSLGWVLPNTAMKKKVLLMGKSGSGKTSMRSIIFANYIARDTRRLGATIDVEHSHVRFLGNLVLNLWDCGGQDTFMENYFTSQRDNIFRNVEVLIYVFDVESRELEKDMHYYQSCLEAILQNSPDAKIFCLVHKMDLVQEDQRDLIFKEREEDLRRLSRPLECSCFRTSIWDETLYKAWSSIVYQLIPNVQQLEMNLRNFAEIIEADEVLLFERATFLVISHYQCKEQRDAHRFEKISNIIKQFKLSCSKLAASFQSMEVRNSNFAAFIDIFTSNTYVMVVMSDPSIPSAATLINIRNARKHFEKLERVDGPKQCLLMR